The genomic window GGATCACCGGGATCACGCAGCAGATGGTGGAGACGGCGCCCTGCTTCCGCGAGGTGGCGCACCACGTGGGCGCGGCGGTGGAGGGGGCCGTGTTCGTGGCCCACAACGCCGCCTTCGACTGGCGCTTCCTCTGCCACGAGATGGAGATGGCGACCGGGGTGCAGCCGGCCGGGCGCCAGCTCTGCACGGTCAAGGTGGCGCGCAAGCTCCTGCCGAACCTGCCGTCGCGCGGGCTGGACGCGCTTTCGCTGTACTTCGGGCTGGAGATCGAGAACCGGCACCGCGCGCTCGACGACGCGGTGGCGACCGCGCACGTCCTGATGCGGCTAATCGAGATCCTGGAGGACCGCGGCATCCACGACTGGCAGGCGCTGGAGATGCTCCTGGGCGCGCGCAAGCCGCGGACGAGCCGCAAGCGCGCCGCATCGCCGCGCAGCATGGAGGCGGCGTGAGCGACGGGGTGCTGACGCGGACGCTGGGGAAGCTGCGCATCCACGCGCTGGAGGGTGGCACGCAGCGGCTGGACGGGGGCGCCATGTTCGGCGTGGTCCCCAAACCGCTGTGGGAGCGCCGCATCGCCGCCGACGAGCGCAACCGCATTCCGCTGGGTATGCGCTGCCTGCTGGTGGAGACGCCGGACGAG from Longimicrobium sp. includes these protein-coding regions:
- a CDS encoding 3'-5' exonuclease gives rise to the protein MVGTDVPDGLRFEHTGSLAQRALQALAAGPLSTVEMAARVMGITGGGPAAARAVWALLGSDARFAVSSEGVWSLAQPAAAPVRKLRAEEWVVVDFETTGGSPKGGHRVTEVAAVRVSGGEIRDSYSTLVNPQRRIPSFVTGITGITQQMVETAPCFREVAHHVGAAVEGAVFVAHNAAFDWRFLCHEMEMATGVQPAGRQLCTVKVARKLLPNLPSRGLDALSLYFGLEIENRHRALDDAVATAHVLMRLIEILEDRGIHDWQALEMLLGARKPRTSRKRAASPRSMEAA